In the genome of Echinimonas agarilytica, one region contains:
- a CDS encoding diguanylate cyclase — MKYPNLSICISLFVLSLVPHLTAQATQLSYIPFEATKDKYPFELVQFLLSKIDHDYSFQPIEVKSMVGSRKISEVQQGNLSFAALSTSNEIEAKLRPIRIPIYKGLLGHRIFLIRSGEQHRFEGIKKLADLKRFTAGQGRFWGSTPVFRYAGIPIITPTKYKSLFYMLDGGRFGYFPRGIIEIYSELTQYSELSLAIEPNLMLVYPTAMYLFTSRENEALAKHLENAFNLAVNDGSFDQWFYNHPMIKEALSKIDIGSRNILHIDNPQLPLSAPLDRKELWFNIETH; from the coding sequence ATGAAGTACCCTAACCTATCAATATGCATCTCTTTATTTGTTTTATCCCTTGTTCCTCACCTAACCGCCCAAGCGACTCAATTGAGTTATATCCCGTTTGAAGCGACCAAAGACAAATACCCATTTGAGCTGGTCCAATTCCTTCTGAGCAAGATTGACCACGATTACAGCTTTCAACCAATTGAAGTAAAATCCATGGTTGGCAGCCGAAAGATTTCAGAAGTTCAGCAAGGTAATCTGTCGTTTGCGGCGCTATCCACCTCCAATGAGATAGAAGCCAAACTTCGTCCAATCCGAATTCCCATTTACAAAGGTTTGTTAGGCCATCGTATATTTCTGATCCGAAGTGGTGAACAACACCGCTTTGAAGGCATCAAGAAACTTGCCGATCTCAAGCGGTTTACCGCAGGCCAGGGCCGATTCTGGGGTAGCACCCCAGTCTTCCGATACGCAGGAATTCCAATCATTACTCCAACTAAATACAAATCTTTATTTTACATGTTGGACGGAGGGCGATTTGGTTACTTTCCAAGGGGAATCATCGAAATTTATAGTGAGTTAACCCAATACTCTGAACTAAGCCTAGCGATAGAACCAAACCTAATGCTGGTATACCCGACAGCCATGTATTTGTTTACTTCTCGCGAAAATGAGGCTTTGGCAAAACATTTAGAAAATGCGTTTAATTTAGCCGTTAATGATGGCAGCTTTGATCAATGGTTTTATAATCATCCTATGATTAAAGAAGCCTTATCGAAGATAGATATCGGAAGTAGAAACATACTCCATATTGACAATCCACAGCTTCCTTTATCGGCTCCACTCGATCGCAAAGAGCTTTGGTTTAATATCGAAACCCATTGA
- a CDS encoding glucuronate isomerase: MRTFRADEFFCFHDVHRLQNVLTQLSELCDISIDSFSAYLAAIQSRLSYFHHVGCRLSDLGLPNVDYQACSPEQAEVIFKILRQGEPISPTELIQISSRLFYEMGKRYFELGWSMQLHVGVLVNVNQLGPGTGFSVINTQPIAIAISNLLNELDLNSCLPNTVLYNLNPNDNAILGCIAGAFQDSDASAGKIQLGAAWCFNDHKDGMEAQLTTLKNLGALGRFVGMLTGSRNIFSFSHHEYFRRVLCNLLARWVKQGEIPHDQELLRQTIENICYYNAKHYFQFS, translated from the coding sequence TTGCGGACTTTCCGAGCGGATGAGTTTTTTTGTTTTCATGACGTCCATCGGCTCCAAAATGTCCTAACTCAATTATCTGAACTATGCGACATATCCATCGACAGCTTTTCTGCTTACCTTGCTGCCATTCAATCGAGACTCAGTTACTTTCATCATGTTGGATGTCGGCTATCAGACCTAGGTCTGCCTAATGTCGACTACCAAGCATGTAGCCCTGAACAAGCGGAAGTTATCTTCAAGATATTGCGGCAAGGCGAACCAATCTCGCCAACTGAGTTGATTCAAATTTCCTCTCGATTGTTTTATGAAATGGGTAAACGCTACTTCGAACTTGGCTGGAGTATGCAACTTCATGTTGGCGTGCTTGTGAACGTTAATCAACTCGGACCAGGAACGGGGTTTAGTGTCATCAACACTCAGCCTATTGCCATTGCTATATCTAACTTGCTGAATGAGTTAGATTTAAACTCATGCCTACCCAATACCGTTCTGTACAACCTCAACCCCAACGATAATGCCATCCTTGGTTGTATTGCGGGTGCTTTTCAAGATAGCGACGCCTCTGCCGGAAAAATTCAATTGGGGGCTGCATGGTGCTTCAACGATCACAAGGACGGTATGGAAGCGCAACTGACGACGCTAAAAAACTTAGGAGCTTTGGGGCGTTTTGTCGGTATGCTGACAGGCTCCCGAAACATTTTTTCTTTTAGTCATCACGAGTACTTTAGACGGGTACTGTGTAACTTGTTGGCTCGGTGGGTTAAGCAAGGAGAAATCCCCCATGACCAAGAATTACTTCGGCAAACTATCGAAAATATTTGTTATTACAACGCTAAACACTATTTTCAATTCAGCTAA
- a CDS encoding right-handed parallel beta-helix repeat-containing protein: MTNPTFSTTRIAKSAILALMISSSFAASAAIVDVYDAAQLQQALRAAQAGDEIVVNPGVYVGNKSSSTSGNSKAHFFSDRSGNESAPIALRSLSPSNKQILQGENVDSGYVFYLKGDHWVIKDLKFSTAQKGIMLEGANNNQIDNVEVSNIGAEAVHFRYFSSNNELSNCYIHDTGKRVGGEGYGEGVYVGTHDGHTSEKLDNSNDNRIGGCTIGPDVTAEAFDVKSGTNGTVIESNYISAKGIVGISGSPAADSFIDLKGTDNIIRNNKMDWQNDSNLDHAIFTYQEHRNSNVYDNEFTLSSGSAIFHILEETVHSVNNVRLDGGSKIVQADYQNSRWDDNLDSSIEKPAKVYSCFDELPNGCGTVPTEPDPDPEPPTGPSGYTYAADEDEMVVVSGQMDIAYGADSQFNYLYNQTAGVECSSSVFGDPIANVNKACFTKASEVTPPPSGDCAGTVDIVWSEKTEVDLTSNDCIRFDRDVAGETVQAWDSDANNSCDFRGEIESLENSSVVETMSSNYHAFSTLSGTTFKLSATNNCSYLKVRAY; encoded by the coding sequence ATGACAAATCCAACATTTAGTACAACCAGAATAGCAAAAAGTGCAATACTAGCTCTGATGATAAGTTCATCATTCGCCGCGTCGGCAGCAATAGTCGACGTATATGATGCCGCACAGCTGCAACAAGCTCTGAGAGCTGCTCAAGCGGGGGATGAAATTGTTGTAAATCCCGGCGTCTATGTTGGCAACAAGAGTTCAAGTACCAGTGGCAATTCGAAAGCACATTTCTTTAGTGATCGAAGCGGGAATGAAAGTGCTCCGATTGCACTCAGAAGCCTATCTCCCAGCAACAAACAGATATTGCAAGGGGAGAATGTCGATTCTGGATATGTGTTTTATCTGAAGGGTGATCATTGGGTCATTAAAGATCTTAAATTCTCGACCGCGCAAAAAGGCATCATGCTCGAAGGGGCAAACAACAACCAGATCGATAATGTCGAGGTCTCCAATATTGGCGCAGAGGCCGTGCATTTTAGATACTTTAGTTCTAACAATGAATTGTCGAACTGTTATATCCACGATACTGGTAAACGGGTAGGGGGAGAAGGTTATGGTGAAGGCGTGTATGTCGGAACTCACGATGGCCACACCTCAGAGAAGCTTGATAACAGCAATGACAATCGTATTGGTGGATGTACCATCGGCCCTGACGTTACTGCCGAAGCGTTTGATGTTAAATCGGGTACCAATGGTACCGTCATCGAGTCAAACTACATCTCTGCTAAAGGAATTGTAGGCATATCAGGCAGCCCCGCGGCAGATAGCTTTATTGATCTAAAGGGCACGGACAATATCATTCGCAACAACAAGATGGACTGGCAAAACGATAGCAATTTAGACCACGCCATTTTTACCTATCAAGAGCATCGCAACTCCAACGTTTACGACAATGAATTCACGCTGTCGAGCGGTAGTGCTATTTTCCACATACTTGAAGAAACGGTGCATAGCGTTAACAACGTACGGTTAGATGGCGGCAGCAAAATAGTTCAAGCCGATTACCAAAACAGCAGGTGGGATGACAACCTGGATTCAAGTATCGAAAAGCCAGCCAAGGTCTATAGCTGTTTTGATGAGCTGCCCAACGGATGTGGTACGGTTCCGACGGAACCTGATCCCGACCCAGAGCCTCCAACAGGTCCTTCTGGTTACACCTATGCAGCAGATGAAGATGAGATGGTTGTGGTCAGCGGGCAAATGGATATCGCTTATGGTGCCGATAGCCAGTTTAATTATCTTTACAATCAGACGGCTGGCGTAGAGTGCTCCAGTAGTGTTTTTGGCGACCCAATTGCCAACGTAAACAAAGCCTGCTTTACCAAAGCATCAGAAGTAACGCCGCCACCAAGTGGTGATTGTGCCGGTACTGTTGATATTGTTTGGAGTGAAAAAACAGAGGTTGATTTAACCAGCAACGATTGTATTCGCTTCGACCGAGATGTTGCCGGTGAAACCGTTCAAGCATGGGACAGTGACGCCAATAATTCTTGTGATTTCCGAGGAGAAATTGAGTCGCTAGAAAACAGCTCCGTTGTTGAAACAATGTCATCAAACTACCATGCGTTTTCGACACTCAGCGGTACTACTTTTAAATTGAGTGCTACCAATAATTGCAGTTATTTAAAAGTCAGAGCATACTAG
- a CDS encoding TonB-dependent receptor, with protein sequence MNIQQTHTLPIFKKTLLGTIIGLACFGVNAVENETDKPEDVEIISVSGMRASSFSSINEKRSEANLVDAVSLKDIGALPDNSIAETLERISGVTADRYKGGASEISIRGLGPFLGMSTINGRAISSGSGNRSVAFSQFPSELVNGVKVYKSQSAELLEGGVSGTVELGTIRPVDYGKERLQAEAKVSYSDYQAKQKGEDGIGHRLSFSYVNSFEIANDQQFGFAIGYAGGENPRPEDSFVGSSTLRPCNSDYAVDGGSNCSFKDSNEAANGGAPEDGDYYFISNMQSYRQMESVEDIDAVITAVQWQPNSDIDINLDAQWSERFFYEDRHDLSFDDGRRKIHNWTVDKNNVLQSYSGETRIGNTNEYRERNEEYKGFGANINWQVTDELNLTADAAYSGTERYQDRTYVRFRSKRKYFNWEKGSNGDFPNITVLDGFGGAPLESFPEDIKSLSFYNDDSEARQYRLDVEDEIKSFKLDANYFIDAPFIKTIRSGIAYSTREHQNYQEARASLKPADIEQALADTEELCSISWPQKDYGDDSKAPFTEWATIDTRCGHDIVTGGEELVADAKSPSDGDVDLTEDITAFYLMANFETEIGDYYLTGNVGARYVKTEITSVGVSQAYTSEVNGEGFYILTPVDGFELQRYDNSFNNLLPSLNMTLEVNDDVELRFAAYKAVSRPDMWFYGAGRDVNIDASDEGYESVEDALDDVTSKGNPNLELLESNNFEFGVNWYFADESMFSIALYHKAFEARIGASNVMDTVTVDGQNYAAEIKNTPTIFDDESDIDGFEVTLMHQFVDLPAPFDGLGFSGSYNYADSDYETPEAGSNIPEEVQVQVEPGNLPGLSEHVANAQLYWEGESAAARIAYKYRSEYLKPFGSNLGQTNRYVEDQKSLDLSLSYNINNNFTVKAQAMNLTEEPALQYRVAPGAYNQVEQSGRTYYVSLRYRM encoded by the coding sequence TTGAACATACAGCAAACACACACATTACCTATTTTCAAAAAAACACTACTGGGTACGATAATCGGTTTAGCCTGCTTCGGCGTAAATGCAGTTGAAAACGAAACTGATAAACCTGAAGACGTTGAAATCATATCCGTATCAGGAATGAGGGCATCATCTTTTAGCTCTATCAATGAAAAACGTTCAGAAGCCAATTTGGTTGATGCAGTTTCTTTGAAAGATATTGGCGCTCTGCCTGATAACTCGATTGCAGAGACACTTGAGCGTATTTCCGGGGTAACCGCTGATCGATACAAAGGTGGTGCCAGTGAAATTTCCATTCGTGGCTTAGGTCCATTTCTTGGGATGTCGACCATTAATGGCCGTGCTATCTCATCGGGTAGTGGTAACCGTAGCGTTGCATTTAGCCAGTTTCCTTCTGAGCTTGTAAATGGCGTAAAAGTCTACAAGTCGCAATCTGCAGAGCTGCTCGAAGGTGGCGTATCAGGTACCGTTGAGTTAGGTACCATTCGCCCGGTGGATTACGGTAAAGAACGATTGCAGGCAGAAGCAAAAGTTAGCTATTCGGATTACCAGGCCAAGCAAAAAGGCGAAGATGGCATTGGCCACCGGTTGTCGTTCAGCTATGTAAACAGTTTTGAAATTGCAAATGACCAACAGTTTGGTTTTGCCATTGGTTATGCAGGTGGTGAAAACCCTCGTCCAGAAGATTCATTTGTGGGCAGCTCGACATTGCGTCCTTGTAATTCAGACTATGCGGTTGATGGTGGCAGCAATTGTTCATTTAAAGACAGTAACGAAGCTGCAAATGGTGGAGCGCCAGAAGATGGTGATTACTATTTCATCTCCAACATGCAAAGTTACCGCCAGATGGAATCGGTTGAAGATATTGATGCCGTCATTACTGCGGTTCAGTGGCAACCCAACTCAGACATAGATATTAACCTTGATGCTCAATGGTCAGAGCGCTTCTTCTATGAAGATCGTCATGATTTGAGCTTCGATGATGGTCGCCGCAAAATTCACAATTGGACGGTCGATAAGAACAACGTATTGCAAAGCTATAGCGGTGAAACGCGTATTGGTAATACCAACGAATATCGCGAGCGAAACGAAGAATACAAAGGCTTTGGTGCCAACATTAACTGGCAAGTTACCGATGAGCTAAACCTAACTGCCGATGCTGCTTACTCTGGCACTGAGCGTTATCAGGATCGAACCTATGTTCGCTTCCGCAGCAAACGTAAATACTTTAACTGGGAAAAAGGATCGAACGGCGACTTTCCAAACATCACCGTACTCGATGGTTTTGGCGGCGCCCCGTTGGAATCATTCCCTGAAGATATTAAGTCACTGTCGTTCTATAACGATGATAGCGAAGCTCGTCAGTACCGCTTAGATGTAGAAGATGAAATCAAGAGCTTTAAGCTGGACGCAAACTACTTTATTGATGCGCCATTCATTAAGACCATCCGTTCTGGTATCGCTTACTCCACTCGCGAACACCAAAACTATCAGGAAGCACGAGCCTCGCTGAAGCCAGCGGATATAGAGCAGGCGTTAGCAGATACCGAAGAGCTGTGTTCAATTTCTTGGCCGCAAAAAGACTATGGTGATGACTCAAAAGCACCGTTCACTGAATGGGCTACTATCGATACCCGGTGTGGCCATGACATTGTGACCGGTGGCGAAGAGCTAGTAGCAGATGCAAAATCACCATCCGATGGCGACGTCGATTTGACTGAAGACATTACAGCATTCTACCTGATGGCTAACTTTGAAACTGAGATTGGAGACTATTACCTGACTGGTAATGTTGGTGCACGTTATGTGAAAACTGAAATTACCTCGGTAGGTGTATCACAAGCTTATACCTCTGAAGTCAATGGGGAAGGTTTCTACATTCTAACGCCCGTCGATGGTTTTGAACTGCAGCGCTACGACAACAGCTTCAATAACTTGTTGCCAAGTTTGAACATGACCTTGGAAGTGAACGACGATGTGGAATTGCGGTTTGCAGCCTACAAAGCAGTTTCTCGTCCGGATATGTGGTTCTACGGTGCCGGACGTGATGTCAATATTGATGCTTCAGATGAAGGTTACGAGTCAGTTGAAGACGCGCTCGATGACGTGACGTCAAAAGGCAACCCAAACCTTGAGTTGTTGGAATCTAACAACTTTGAGTTTGGTGTTAACTGGTACTTTGCGGACGAAAGCATGTTCTCCATCGCCTTGTACCATAAGGCGTTTGAAGCTCGAATTGGCGCATCTAACGTGATGGATACAGTGACTGTCGATGGTCAGAACTACGCAGCAGAAATCAAAAACACACCGACTATTTTTGACGATGAGTCTGATATCGATGGCTTTGAAGTTACATTAATGCACCAATTTGTAGACTTGCCAGCGCCGTTCGATGGCTTAGGTTTCTCGGGCAGCTATAACTACGCTGATTCCGACTACGAAACACCGGAAGCAGGTTCAAATATCCCTGAAGAAGTACAAGTTCAAGTTGAGCCTGGAAACCTACCGGGCTTGTCAGAACACGTAGCAAATGCCCAACTGTATTGGGAAGGTGAATCGGCTGCTGCGCGTATCGCTTACAAGTACCGCTCAGAATATTTGAAGCCATTTGGTTCGAACTTGGGTCAAACCAACCGTTATGTTGAAGATCAGAAGTCTCTGGACTTGAGCCTGAGCTACAATATCAATAATAACTTTACGGTCAAGGCCCAAGCCATGAATCTGACCGAAGAGCCTGCATTGCAATACCGTGTTGCCCCTGGCGCATACAACCAGGTTGAGCAGAGTGGCCGCACGTATTATGTGAGCTTGCGATATCGCATGTAG
- the eda gene encoding bifunctional 4-hydroxy-2-oxoglutarate aldolase/2-dehydro-3-deoxy-phosphogluconate aldolase, translated as MKKFSELMSGQNLLPIIQADTVYNGVAIAGAMLQAGLKVVEVVLRSDASLEALKAIKKAHPNLIVGAGTVLDSEILAQAIGAGADYIVTPCVTPTLLEALKNCGVPAIPGVSNCSDIALARDAGFREVKLFPASLSGGVAFLRAVSSVYQDMRFCPTGGVNQDNKDEFLALANVVAVGGTWVVQKEWVVNQDWESITEACQAANK; from the coding sequence ATGAAAAAGTTTTCTGAGCTGATGTCTGGGCAGAACTTGCTCCCAATCATTCAGGCCGACACGGTTTACAATGGCGTAGCCATTGCTGGGGCTATGCTGCAGGCAGGCTTAAAGGTGGTGGAAGTAGTATTGCGTTCTGACGCATCCTTGGAAGCGCTAAAAGCGATAAAGAAGGCTCATCCAAATCTAATTGTTGGAGCCGGAACTGTATTGGATTCCGAGATATTGGCTCAAGCAATTGGTGCTGGAGCTGACTACATCGTTACACCCTGTGTCACACCCACCTTACTCGAGGCACTAAAAAATTGCGGTGTTCCTGCGATCCCTGGAGTTTCTAATTGCTCGGACATAGCGTTAGCTCGCGATGCAGGCTTCCGTGAAGTTAAACTATTTCCAGCATCACTATCGGGCGGAGTCGCATTCTTGCGCGCTGTATCGAGTGTTTATCAAGATATGAGGTTTTGCCCAACCGGAGGAGTAAACCAAGACAACAAAGATGAATTTCTAGCTCTAGCCAACGTGGTAGCTGTTGGCGGTACCTGGGTTGTACAGAAAGAGTGGGTAGTCAACCAGGACTGGGAATCAATTACCGAGGCATGTCAAGCTGCCAATAAATAA
- a CDS encoding sugar kinase — MKKIYLLGECMVELSRQADGSFNQSYAGDVYNTAVYLKRSFADLSVNLFSVIGRDALSKNMLAAFEKESIGTELIQTSTDKLPGLYMIALDDQGERSFSYWRSDSAARQVMQFLNPELVGWLCMGDVFFFSGISLAMIDPNDRDTFWQLLRKLSDSGVQIAFDPNYRPRMWSDKAEAKTQFELAFGMSNMVLPGVDDFDQLYGIKDISEIHQFCSTFNIDELIIKSGSKSVFSFTQNECLEIQITPVAHAVDTTSAGDSFNGVYLGARMEGISIQQSIELASAAAAEVIQYRGAIIPKDTFVNHISPLLAQTNAVPK, encoded by the coding sequence GAAAAAGATATATTTATTGGGTGAGTGCATGGTCGAGTTGTCGCGGCAGGCTGATGGCTCATTCAATCAATCTTATGCCGGTGATGTTTATAACACTGCGGTATACCTGAAGCGTTCATTTGCCGATTTGAGTGTGAATTTGTTCTCTGTGATAGGTCGCGATGCTCTGAGCAAAAACATGCTTGCTGCGTTTGAAAAAGAGAGTATTGGTACTGAGCTGATTCAAACATCTACGGATAAGTTGCCAGGCTTGTACATGATTGCACTTGATGATCAAGGAGAGCGCAGTTTCTCATACTGGCGCTCCGACTCGGCAGCTCGACAGGTGATGCAATTCCTTAACCCTGAATTGGTGGGGTGGCTTTGTATGGGAGATGTGTTTTTCTTTTCTGGCATTTCGTTGGCGATGATTGACCCTAATGATCGCGATACCTTTTGGCAATTGCTACGTAAATTAAGCGATTCCGGCGTGCAAATAGCCTTTGATCCAAATTATCGGCCACGCATGTGGAGCGATAAAGCAGAGGCCAAAACTCAGTTCGAATTAGCTTTTGGTATGTCCAACATGGTACTGCCTGGCGTTGATGATTTTGATCAGCTATACGGCATCAAGGATATCAGTGAAATTCATCAGTTCTGCAGTACATTTAACATTGATGAACTCATCATCAAAAGTGGCTCTAAAAGCGTCTTCAGTTTTACCCAGAATGAATGCTTAGAGATACAGATTACCCCTGTTGCACATGCAGTTGATACTACCTCTGCAGGAGATTCATTCAACGGTGTCTACCTTGGTGCTCGTATGGAAGGCATCTCAATCCAGCAGTCTATCGAGCTTGCTTCTGCTGCCGCTGCGGAGGTTATCCAATATCGAGGCGCAATTATTCCCAAAGATACCTTTGTCAATCACATCAGTCCGCTCTTAGCTCAAACAAACGCCGTACCTAAATAG